The DNA sequence CGTCGCGATCGCGGTGTTCGCCGGCCCGCTGTCCGGGGTGACGGCCAGGGCCGGGGTGGACCTGCACGACCGGTCCGGCTACACCGCCGCCGTCCTCGGGCCGGGCGCCGACGCCGGCGGTGACGGGACCATCAGCGCCGGCGGACGGTCCGGTGACCTCGCCGGGGACACGACCGTGCGGACCGCGGCCGGCGACACCCCGGAGGTGACCCCGTGAGCGAGCAGACCCCGAGCCGCGAGCTCGACGACGCCGCGGTCCCGCCGGAGGCCGTCCGCGACCGCGAGATGAGCGCCGCCGAGGTGGGCGAGCCGGCCGAGCCCGAGCGCACCCCCGCCCGGGTGCCCCCGCCGGTGCCGGACACCGTCGCGGAGCCGATGGGCGGGTCCGCCCGCGGCGGGAGCGTGCGCCGGCGGATCCCGCAGGTGCTCGCGCTGGCGCTGGTGTGGGTGCTGCTGTGGGGGAGCGTGTCGGCGGCCGCGATCGTCGGCGGTCTGCTCGTCGGCCTCGCGGTGACGGCGATCTTCCCGCTGCCGCTGCTGCCCGAGCGGCTCCCGTTCCGGCCGTGGAAGCTGCTGCGGCTGCTGGCGTTCCTGGCCTCGGACCTGGTCGTCTCCGGGATCCGGGTCAGCATGGTGACGCTGCGGCACGGGCCGCGTGCCCGGTCCGGGATCGTCGGGCTGCCGCTGTGCACCGGCTCGGACCGCACCGCGACGACGATCGTCGCGGCCTGCGCGCTGTCCCCGGGCAGCTTCACGCTGCAGATCGACCGGGCCCGGCGTCGCTGGTACGTCTACGCACTCGGCCTGCACCGGCCCGGCGCCATCGAACGGCTCCGCCGGGACATGATGCGGCTGCAGATGCGGGTGATCGACGCCGTCGGCAGCCAGGAGGACCGGGACCGGTGTGCCGCCGCCGTCGCCGCGGTCGCCGCTGGGGACACGGGGAGGAACGACCGGTGACCGTCGTCCACACGCTGGTACTGATCATGCTGACCGCCGCGGGGGTGCTGACGATGTGGCGGCTCCTGAAGGGCCCCACGACGCTGGACCGCATCGCGGCGCTGGACGTGTTCGTCGTGCTGATCGTGGCCGCGGCCGCGGTGTACGCGGCGATCTACTCCGACGGGTCGAACATCCCCCTGCTGGCCGCGGTCGCGCTGATCGCGCTGGTCGGCTCGGCGACGGCGGCCCGCCTGGTCGAACGATGGGAGCGGCACCGCTGATGGGCCTGCACGACGTGCTCGACGTGGTCTCCGCCGCACTGATGCTCGCCGGCGGGCTGTCCTGCCTGCTCGGTGCGCTCGGGCTGGTCCGGCTGCCGGACCTGCCCGCCCGGCTGCAGGCCACCACCAAGCCGCAGACCCTCGGGCTGCTGCTGATCCTGCTGGGCGTCGCGGTCAACCTGGAGTTCGAGAACTCCTCGACGCTGATCCTGGTCGTGCTGTTCCAGGTGATGACGGCGCCGGTCATCTCGCAGGTGGTCGGGCGCTCGGCCTACCGCAGCGGTGCGATCGACCGGGACGCACTCGTCGTCGACGACCTGGGGGAGGACATCGACGGCGACGCGCGCGCCCGGGAGGTGCGGACGGTTCAGCCGTCGTCGCCGGAGCCGGGGTCGTCCTCGCGCAGCGTCGACGGGGTCGACGGGGCCCCGGACCGGTAGGCGGCGTGCCCGATCGCGAAGCTGGCGATCGGGATCGTGAACAGCTGCAGCGCCCCGGCCACGCCGAGGGTGAGCAGCACCCCCGGCTCGGGCACCAGGATCGCGACCCCGACGAGGATCGCGACGATCCCGAGCCCGGCGGCCTTGGTGACGGCGTTCGTGCGGTTGTAGACGTCGGGCAGGCGCACCATGCCGACCGCGCCCGCCGCGACGAGCAGGACCCCGGCACCCAGTACGACGCCGCCGATCGCGTTCTGCACGGGCCCGCCGGTGAGCACGGTCCCCAGGCCAGCGTCGACGCTGCTCATCTGCGAGCCCCCTTCTCCGCCCAGATCAGCCGGGCCACGGCGACCGTGGTCAGGAACCCGACCAGCGTCGCGACGACGACGAGGTCCAGCATCGCGACCGAGCCCAGGCGCAGCGCCAGCAGCGCGATCAGCCCGACGACGACCACGAAGCCGTAGTCGACGGCCAGCCCGCGGTCGGTGTCGGTGGGCCCGGCCAGGACCCGCCAGACCGCGACGAGCAGGCCCAGGGCCAGCAGGACGATCCCGGCGTCCAGCAACAGGGTGCTCACGGGGTCTCCTCCGGATCGCGGTCGACCACACCCGGGGTGGGGCGGCGCAGGAACGCCAGCAACCGGTCCTCCATCTCGTGCACGCTCGCCCGCAGCTGCTCCGGGTCGGACGCGTGCATGCCGTGCACGAGCAGCTCCGGGCTGCGCGCGCCGGTGGTCAGGTTCAGGGCGAGGGTGCCGGGGGTGAGGCTGAGCAGGCTCATGATCGACGCGATCTCGACCATGCTCCGCGACCGCAGCCGGACCCGGACCACCGCCGGGTCGATGCCGTGCCCGGGAGTGAGGACCTCGCGGAGCACGACGGCGTTGGCGCGGAGGAACTCGCCGGTGAACCACAGCAGGAACCCCACCGCGGCGCGCAGGCGCCCGCCGCGCCCGGGTGCACGTCGGCGGGTGGTCACGGCGCCCCCACCGCCCCGACGTAGGCGGTGGTGTCGGCGAGACCCTGCCCGGCGACCGTCGAGAGCGCCAGCAGCGGCTCCGCCCACAGCCCGAGCAGCAGCGACAGCGCCCCCAGCGCCAGCGCCGGGACCACCGCGCGGACCGGGACCGCCACGGCGACCACGGTGCCCGCGCCACCCCCGGGGGCCGGTGCGGGGGTCTCGCCGCCCCAGAACTCGCCGTTCCAGATCTTGAGCATCGACAGCAGGGTGACCACGCTGACCGCGACGGCGACGATCGCCGCGGTGACCGTGCCGGCCTCGACCGCGCCGAGCACCAGGGCGAACTTCGCGACGAATCCGGACAGCGGCGGGATCCCGGCCAGGCTCAGCGCCGACACCGCGAACGCGACGGCGGTCGCCGGGTTGCGGGAGGCGAGCCCACCGAGCCGGGACAGCGTGTCGGTGCCGGCGTACTGCTCGACGGCACCGGCGACCATCAGCAGCGCCGCCTTGACCAGCACGTACTGCACCAGGAAGTAGATCGCGGCGGCCAACCCGGCCGGGGTGGAGATCGCCAGGCCGAGCACGATGTAGCCGATCTGGCTGACCATGTGGAAGGTCAGGATCCGGCGCATTCCGCCGGCGCCGACCGCGCCGAGCACCCCGACGACCATCGTCAGCAGCGCTGCCACCAGGACGACCGGCAGGAAGCGCGGGTCGCCGTCGTAGACGACCGCGTAGATTCGGAACAGCGCGTACACGCCGACCTTGGTCAGCAGCCCGGAGAACAGCACGGTGACCGCGGCCGGCGCGGCGGTGTAGGCCCGCGGCAGCCAGTTGTGCAGCGGCACCAGCGCGGCCTTCACCGAGAGCGCCAGCAGGATCACCGCGGTCGCCGCGGCCAGTGCCGGGTCGGTCACGGCGCGCCCGGCGAGGTCACCGAGCTGCACGGTCCCGGCGACGCCGTAGACCAGGCCGAGCCCGGCGAGGAACACCGTCGAGGCCAGGAGGTTCACCGTCAGGTACAGCCGCGACGCCGCGATCCGCTCCGGGCCACGTCCGGTCGCGATGAGCACGTAGCTGGGTACGAGCATGACCTCGACGAACACGAACAGGCTGAACAGGTCCGCGGTGAGGTAGGCGCCGTGCACCCCGGCGAGCAGCAGCAGCGACTGCGGCAGGAACGCCCGGTCGGTGTCGGAGCCGGTGACCGCGGCGAAGGCCAGGCAGGCGATCCCCAACACCCCGGTGACGGTCAGCATGATCGTGCCGAACGCGTCGGCGGCCAGCGGGATCGCGATGCCCGCGGGCCAGTTCCCGAGCCGTTGCACGATCACCGCGCCGTCCGTGGTGGCGGCCAGGAGGACCGCCGACACCGCCGTCGACACCACGAGCGCGGTGAACGCGACCACCCGCCGCGCCGTCATCGGCAGCAGGAACGGTCCGCCCCCGCCCGGCGGGCGCGCGGTGAGCAGGATCAGCAGGCCCGCCGCGGCGAGCGGGACCAGGATCGGTACGACGACGAGCGCCTCGAGACCGGTCACCGGGGCTCATCCTCCTCGGTGTCGGCGGTGCCACCGGCCTTCAGCAGGGCCAGCAGGTACACCGTGATCGCGAAGGCGATCACGATCGCGGTGAGCACGAACGCCTGCGGCAGCGGGTCGGCCATCTGCGCCCGGTCCTGCTGGCCCAGCAGCGCAGGCTCGCGGGTCGCCATCCCGCCCGCGGAGATGATCAGGACGTTCACCCCGTGGCCGAGCAGCACGAACCCGAGCACCGTGCGCAGCAGCTCGCGCTGCAGCACCAGGTACACCCCGCCCGCGACGAGCACGGCGACGACGACCGCGGCGGTCACTCGGAGCTCCTCAGCACGGAGCCGGTGCGGGCGCGCCCGCCGATCCGGTCGGTCGCGGCCACGATCAGCCCCACCACCATCAGGTAGATCCCCAGGTCGAACACGAACGACGACAACAGCACCCCGCCGGGCAGGTACACCGGGGTGAGGAACGGCAGCCCCAGCGGGTACACCGCGATCCCGGTGAGCAGGCTCAGCAGCAGCCCGGACCCGACCAGCGGCTCGGGCCGCAGCCGCAGCGCCCACGCGTCGCCGCGGTGGGCGAGCCGCAGGAACACGATCGCGACGCCGCCGACCAGCGAGGAGATGAACCCGCCGCCGGGCTCGTCGTGGCCGCGCCAGAGCAGGAACAGCGACATCAGGAGCATCAGCGGGGCCAGCGCGCGGCTCGCGACCCGCATGACGATCGTGTCGGCCGGGCCGTCGGTGGCGACGCGCTGCTGCGGGCTCCCCTCGGCCCCGGCCTCGCCGCGGCGGATCAGCACGAGCAGGCCGAGCGCCGCGGCCCCGACGACGACGGCCTCACCGAAGGTGTCCATGCCGCGGAAGTCGACGAGGATCGTGTTGACCACGTTGGTCCCGCCGGTCGCGGCCTCCGCGGTGTCGAGCAGGTACCCGCCGACCGGCGACGGCGCGCGGCGCCCGGTCAGGACGTAGGTCGCCGCCCCCAGCGACAGGCCCGCGGCCAGTGCGGCCACCGCGGCCGGGACCCGCCGCCACCGCGCCGGGCGGCGCAGCCGGAGCCCGCGCCCGCGCAGCACCAGCACCGCGACGACGGTGGTCAGCACCTCGACCAGCAGCAGCGTCATCGCGACGTCCGGGGCGCCCGCGAGCAGCAGCCACAGCGCCGTCGCCAGCCCGCCGAAGCCGGTCAGCGCCAGTGCGTGCCGCGGTGACCGAACGGGTCGTCACGGCCCCGGCGACGGTGGCCGCCACGAGCACGACGACCACCCAGTCCAGCGGACGGGTCACCGGCCCGGGGAACGCTGCCGGCGCGGGCAGCGCCACCCAGGCGACGACGGCGAGCACCGGGAGCCGCTCCAGCGCCCGGTCGACGCGGCCGCGCCAGTGGAACAGCGCGAGACCGGTGGCGACGGTGAGCACCGACAGCACCAGGGCGGTGCCGAACCCGGGCCAGAGCACGAACGTGACCGGCTGCGAGCCCGGGTCGAGGTCGCGCGCGGCGCGGTCGGTCAGCGGGTTGAGCACCCGCACCGCGGGCCCGAGGACCAGCCCGAGCAGCGCGGCGACGGCGGCCGGTGCGAGGAACGCCCACGACGGCTCGTAGAGGCCGGGCTGGGTGAGCCTGCCGCCGAACGCGCCGTGCACGATCCGGGCGGAGTAGGCGAAGGTCAGCGCCGAGGCCACGACCGCGACGGCCGCGGCGACCGGCCC is a window from the Pseudonocardia sp. HH130629-09 genome containing:
- the mnhG gene encoding monovalent cation/H(+) antiporter subunit G — encoded protein: MSSVDAGLGTVLTGGPVQNAIGGVVLGAGVLLVAAGAVGMVRLPDVYNRTNAVTKAAGLGIVAILVGVAILVPEPGVLLTLGVAGALQLFTIPIASFAIGHAAYRSGAPSTPSTLREDDPGSGDDG
- a CDS encoding monovalent cation/H+ antiporter subunit D family protein → MTGLEALVVVPILVPLAAAGLLILLTARPPGGGGPFLLPMTARRVVAFTALVVSTAVSAVLLAATTDGAVIVQRLGNWPAGIAIPLAADAFGTIMLTVTGVLGIACLAFAAVTGSDTDRAFLPQSLLLLAGVHGAYLTADLFSLFVFVEVMLVPSYVLIATGRGPERIAASRLYLTVNLLASTVFLAGLGLVYGVAGTVQLGDLAGRAVTDPALAAATAVILLALSVKAALVPLHNWLPRAYTAAPAAVTVLFSGLLTKVGVYALFRIYAVVYDGDPRFLPVVLVAALLTMVVGVLGAVGAGGMRRILTFHMVSQIGYIVLGLAISTPAGLAAAIYFLVQYVLVKAALLMVAGAVEQYAGTDTLSRLGGLASRNPATAVAFAVSALSLAGIPPLSGFVAKFALVLGAVEAGTVTAAIVAVAVSVVTLLSMLKIWNGEFWGGETPAPAPGGGAGTVVAVAVPVRAVVPALALGALSLLLGLWAEPLLALSTVAGQGLADTTAYVGAVGAP
- a CDS encoding Na+/H+ antiporter subunit E, which codes for MTTRRRAPGRGGRLRAAVGFLLWFTGEFLRANAVVLREVLTPGHGIDPAVVRVRLRSRSMVEIASIMSLLSLTPGTLALNLTTGARSPELLVHGMHASDPEQLRASVHEMEDRLLAFLRRPTPGVVDRDPEETP
- a CDS encoding monovalent cation/H+ antiporter complex subunit F; this encodes MSTLLLDAGIVLLALGLLVAVWRVLAGPTDTDRGLAVDYGFVVVVGLIALLALRLGSVAMLDLVVVATLVGFLTTVAVARLIWAEKGARR
- the mnhG gene encoding monovalent cation/H(+) antiporter subunit G encodes the protein MGAAPLMGLHDVLDVVSAALMLAGGLSCLLGALGLVRLPDLPARLQATTKPQTLGLLLILLGVAVNLEFENSSTLILVVLFQVMTAPVISQVVGRSAYRSGAIDRDALVVDDLGEDIDGDARAREVRTVQPSSPEPGSSSRSVDGVDGAPDR
- a CDS encoding Na+/H+ antiporter subunit E is translated as MSEQTPSRELDDAAVPPEAVRDREMSAAEVGEPAEPERTPARVPPPVPDTVAEPMGGSARGGSVRRRIPQVLALALVWVLLWGSVSAAAIVGGLLVGLAVTAIFPLPLLPERLPFRPWKLLRLLAFLASDLVVSGIRVSMVTLRHGPRARSGIVGLPLCTGSDRTATTIVAACALSPGSFTLQIDRARRRWYVYALGLHRPGAIERLRRDMMRLQMRVIDAVGSQEDRDRCAAAVAAVAAGDTGRNDR
- the mbhE gene encoding hydrogen gas-evolving membrane-bound hydrogenase subunit E gives rise to the protein MALTGFGGLATALWLLLAGAPDVAMTLLLVEVLTTVVAVLVLRGRGLRLRRPARWRRVPAAVAALAAGLSLGAATYVLTGRRAPSPVGGYLLDTAEAATGGTNVVNTILVDFRGMDTFGEAVVVGAAALGLLVLIRRGEAGAEGSPQQRVATDGPADTIVMRVASRALAPLMLLMSLFLLWRGHDEPGGGFISSLVGGVAIVFLRLAHRGDAWALRLRPEPLVGSGLLLSLLTGIAVYPLGLPFLTPVYLPGGVLLSSFVFDLGIYLMVVGLIVAATDRIGGRARTGSVLRSSE
- a CDS encoding sodium:proton antiporter, which gives rise to MTAAVVVAVLVAGGVYLVLQRELLRTVLGFVLLGHGVNVLIISAGGMATREPALLGQQDRAQMADPLPQAFVLTAIVIAFAITVYLLALLKAGGTADTEEDEPR
- a CDS encoding monovalent cation/H+ antiporter complex subunit F, producing MTVVHTLVLIMLTAAGVLTMWRLLKGPTTLDRIAALDVFVVLIVAAAAVYAAIYSDGSNIPLLAAVALIALVGSATAARLVERWERHR